In Methanonatronarchaeum sp. AMET-Sl, one genomic interval encodes:
- a CDS encoding type II/IV secretion system ATPase subunit, with amino-acid sequence MSVKPQGTKTISSDLRRLAGRHRHLKRHVIRFKKITGTYPELIGSPDSKHKTDYPNVIYPVGESIFCHIYGSPTQDSRYYAVEPTITKGEKQKFNEVKRRILDRSINVKAPETSNQFDDRIEKLLSETTIISDDMPAGNILTKIWRGIKYLLGKDVVTIDRKQYNKFRYRLNRDIIGLGQLEPVMRDKAIEDIHVVSPEDIFVEHDVFGLNQTNIEFNDREEYDRYLRSTAERIGNPVSDSNPIVDATLPDGSRLNLVYSDDVSLKGPTLTVRQQDETPLTITQLVKWGTFSPKAAAYMWLALENDMSAFVVGETASGKTTSLNAILSFIPRNSKIYTAEDTAEVVPPHNAWQQLLTRESDNKENNGSGEVSMFHLIKTALRSRPDYIIVGEVRGEEGRMAFQAMQTGHPVMCTFHASDVKSMVQRFTSDPINVPIAFFGNLNIAIFQNFIRRGDQDLRRVTSIHEIEGYSQDMGGVVTREIFEWDPIKDEIIFKGMNNSYILEQKIAPKLAYEDSRRIYLDLELRTRVIEAMVREAIFEYHEVNKTLSNFQKNGLEGLPFEVKKPEAMLR; translated from the coding sequence ATGAGCGTTAAACCACAGGGAACAAAAACAATATCCTCCGACCTAAGGAGGCTTGCCGGAAGACATAGACACCTAAAGAGACATGTAATTAGGTTTAAAAAAATAACCGGCACATATCCTGAACTCATCGGAAGCCCCGACAGCAAACACAAAACAGATTATCCAAACGTAATATACCCAGTAGGCGAATCCATATTCTGCCACATATACGGAAGCCCAACACAAGACTCAAGATACTACGCCGTAGAACCCACAATAACAAAAGGAGAAAAACAGAAATTCAACGAAGTAAAAAGAAGAATCTTAGATAGAAGCATAAACGTAAAAGCACCAGAAACAAGCAACCAATTCGACGACAGAATCGAAAAACTACTAAGCGAAACAACAATAATCTCCGACGACATGCCAGCCGGAAACATCCTAACCAAAATCTGGAGAGGAATAAAATACCTACTCGGAAAAGACGTAGTAACAATCGACAGAAAACAATACAACAAATTCCGATACCGCCTCAACAGAGACATAATCGGACTCGGACAACTAGAACCCGTAATGAGAGACAAAGCAATAGAAGACATACACGTAGTAAGTCCAGAAGACATATTCGTAGAACACGACGTATTCGGCCTAAACCAAACAAACATCGAGTTCAACGACCGAGAAGAATACGACAGATACCTACGGTCAACAGCAGAAAGAATTGGAAACCCCGTAAGCGACTCAAACCCAATAGTCGACGCAACACTACCAGACGGATCAAGACTAAACCTCGTATACAGCGATGACGTATCACTAAAAGGCCCAACACTAACAGTAAGACAACAAGACGAAACACCACTAACAATCACACAACTAGTCAAATGGGGTACATTCTCACCCAAAGCAGCAGCCTACATGTGGCTAGCACTAGAAAACGACATGAGCGCCTTCGTAGTTGGAGAAACAGCTTCAGGAAAAACAACATCACTAAACGCCATACTCTCATTCATACCAAGAAACTCAAAAATATATACAGCCGAAGACACCGCAGAAGTCGTACCACCACACAACGCCTGGCAACAACTACTAACAAGAGAATCCGACAACAAAGAAAACAACGGCTCCGGCGAAGTAAGCATGTTCCACCTAATCAAAACCGCCCTCCGATCAAGACCAGACTACATAATCGTAGGAGAAGTCCGAGGCGAAGAAGGCCGAATGGCCTTCCAAGCAATGCAGACCGGCCACCCAGTAATGTGCACATTCCACGCATCAGACGTTAAAAGCATGGTACAGAGATTCACAAGCGACCCAATAAACGTCCCAATCGCCTTCTTCGGAAACCTAAACATCGCCATATTCCAAAACTTCATAAGAAGAGGAGACCAAGACCTCAGAAGAGTAACATCAATACACGAAATAGAAGGATACTCACAAGACATGGGCGGCGTCGTAACAAGAGAAATATTCGAATGGGACCCAATAAAAGACGAAATAATATTCAAAGGAATGAACAACTCCTACATCCTTGAACAAAAAATAGCACCAAAACTCGCATACGAAGACAGCCGAAGAATATATCTAGACCTAGAACTACGAACAAGAGTAATAGAAGCAATGGTAAGAGAAGCAATATTCGAATACCACGAAGTAAACAAAACACTAAGCAACTTCCAAAAAAACGGACTAGAAGGCCTACCATTCGAAGTCAAAAAACCAGAAGCCATGCTAAGATAA
- the flaJ gene encoding archaellar assembly protein FlaJ, whose translation MKDKDVKKGKYTFSWRRAVETLLNESVFSYLIRYITSSALLGTAIYYLLTLLIGDLLGPFQPILLLIPIFIVTVAIIYPKLLADRRRIKIDQAMPLFITSMGVLSTTNIPRIDVVETISQQKEYGPIADEMKKIVELVKTWNMSLDEAARFQSEVTPSPLLRDFLERMAYNVSAGQGLEEFLKNEQEVVMSEYETMYMSVLEDMDVLKDLFISMTLSVAFIIVFATIIPILTGIDPNFLLFASIMLYGLIEAMFLYGTYVKVPFDPVWYEFEDITFFDKKIILAIIASIIGVIITAIILALNLYHNLPIIEHIELPLPLYFAIALTPLLIPGILMRKEETKIKKRDRAFPSFIRSLGSSESAKQTTTTKVLKTLQTKDFGDLTNEIRNLYKRLNLRINQIRSWKQFAMETKSFLIQRFSEMYYKGRLKGGNPEKLGYIIGKNFNKILELRQHRKQTTSTFTGVIYGITASSVFAFFAGIEIVKLMINIMADVQMPDEDWIQQIIYTEIYNIPDVQVLIMIFILLNAVMSSMMIKVVDGGHHINTYHHLVGLVWIGVIVALITERLVSMFLTI comes from the coding sequence ATGAAAGACAAGGACGTAAAGAAAGGGAAATACACCTTTTCATGGAGACGGGCAGTAGAAACCCTATTAAACGAATCCGTCTTCAGCTACTTAATCAGATATATAACCAGCTCCGCATTACTCGGAACCGCAATATACTACTTACTAACACTATTAATAGGCGACCTACTAGGTCCATTCCAACCAATACTCCTATTAATACCAATATTCATCGTAACAGTAGCAATAATATACCCAAAACTCCTTGCAGACCGACGAAGAATTAAAATAGACCAAGCAATGCCATTATTCATAACAAGCATGGGAGTATTAAGCACAACAAACATACCAAGAATCGACGTTGTAGAAACAATCTCCCAACAAAAAGAATACGGCCCAATCGCAGACGAAATGAAAAAAATCGTCGAACTCGTCAAAACATGGAACATGTCACTAGACGAAGCAGCCAGATTCCAATCAGAAGTCACCCCCTCACCCCTCCTAAGAGACTTCCTAGAAAGAATGGCATACAACGTAAGCGCAGGCCAAGGACTCGAAGAATTCCTCAAAAACGAACAAGAAGTCGTGATGTCAGAATACGAAACAATGTACATGAGCGTCCTAGAAGACATGGACGTACTAAAAGACCTATTCATATCAATGACACTATCAGTAGCCTTCATAATAGTATTCGCAACAATAATACCAATACTAACCGGAATCGACCCCAACTTCCTGCTATTCGCAAGCATAATGCTATACGGCTTAATAGAAGCCATGTTCCTATACGGAACATACGTAAAAGTACCATTCGACCCAGTATGGTACGAATTTGAAGACATAACATTCTTCGACAAAAAAATAATACTCGCAATAATAGCCAGCATAATAGGCGTAATTATAACAGCAATAATCCTAGCACTAAACCTATACCACAACCTCCCAATAATAGAACACATAGAACTACCATTACCCCTATACTTCGCAATCGCCCTCACCCCACTCTTGATACCAGGAATACTAATGCGAAAAGAAGAAACCAAAATCAAAAAACGAGACAGAGCATTCCCATCCTTCATCAGATCCCTAGGATCAAGCGAATCAGCCAAACAAACAACAACCACAAAAGTACTTAAAACACTTCAAACAAAAGATTTCGGAGACCTAACAAACGAAATAAGAAACCTCTACAAACGACTAAACCTAAGAATCAACCAAATAAGATCATGGAAACAATTCGCCATGGAAACAAAATCATTCCTAATACAAAGATTCTCAGAAATGTACTACAAAGGCAGATTAAAAGGTGGCAACCCCGAAAAACTTGGATACATAATAGGCAAAAACTTCAACAAAATACTAGAACTCCGACAACACAGAAAACAAACAACCTCAACATTCACCGGCGTAATATACGGAATAACCGCAAGCTCAGTATTCGCCTTCTTCGCAGGAATAGAAATCGTAAAACTAATGATCAACATAATGGCCGACGTACAAATGCCAGACGAAGACTGGATACAACAAATAATCTACACCGAAATATACAACATACCAGACGTACAGGTCCTAATAATGATATTCATACTATTAAACGCCGTAATGAGCTCAATGATGATAAAAGTCGTAGACGGCGGCCACCACATAAACACATACCACCACCTAGTAGGCCTCGTATGGATAGGCGTAATAGTAGCCCTAATAACAGAAAGACTAGTATCAATGTTCCTAACAATCTAA
- a CDS encoding AI-2E family transporter, translating into MTRIFGENSRLVLYVSALLVTFFITMWVFSGIIWTFVFAGTIAYSLYPLYSFLRRKGFSSFISSIISTLMAFIGLIALALPFVIVLYRRRDVLFDFLRDIPESIEFELFGFDLSLDVGLLVDISWEYITEVAIEVAQATPTVLLQFLVLIVLVYALLHKSNVIARYLLGIFDESYHELLHGYNKKIKDTIIGLYVVQLSTAVLTFFVGLPFFYLLGYEPFIFLSLIAGVLQFIPILGPSLLIIALVVFEVLVGELVFAAIILVAGLLLIAGLPDLVLRPYLADLETGLSPSQYFIGFIGGIITIGAIGIIVGPLVIAILIKTFEIVSETK; encoded by the coding sequence ATGACTCGTATCTTTGGAGAAAACTCACGGTTGGTTCTGTATGTTTCGGCTCTTTTAGTTACGTTTTTTATCACTATGTGGGTTTTTTCTGGGATTATCTGGACATTTGTTTTTGCTGGGACTATTGCTTATTCGTTGTATCCTCTTTATAGTTTTTTGAGGAGGAAGGGTTTTTCAAGTTTCATTTCAAGTATAATTTCGACTTTAATGGCGTTTATTGGTCTTATAGCTCTTGCCTTACCGTTTGTTATTGTTTTATATCGTAGGAGAGATGTTTTATTCGATTTTTTACGGGATATTCCAGAGTCGATTGAGTTCGAGTTATTTGGATTTGATTTGAGTTTGGATGTAGGTCTGTTGGTTGATATAAGTTGGGAGTACATTACTGAGGTTGCTATTGAGGTGGCTCAAGCAACTCCAACTGTTTTACTTCAATTTTTAGTTTTAATCGTTCTGGTTTATGCTTTGCTCCATAAATCTAATGTGATCGCTAGGTATTTATTAGGTATTTTTGATGAATCTTACCACGAGTTATTGCATGGATATAATAAAAAGATAAAAGATACGATCATTGGTTTATATGTAGTTCAGTTATCAACCGCAGTACTCACCTTCTTTGTTGGGTTACCGTTTTTCTATCTATTAGGTTATGAACCGTTTATATTTCTATCTCTTATTGCAGGTGTCTTACAGTTTATACCTATCTTGGGTCCATCTCTCCTAATAATCGCTTTAGTAGTTTTTGAAGTGTTGGTTGGAGAGTTGGTGTTTGCAGCAATAATTTTGGTAGCCGGTTTATTATTGATTGCTGGACTGCCTGATCTGGTTTTACGGCCTTATCTAGCAGATCTTGAGACAGGTCTTTCGCCAAGCCAGTACTTCATAGGTTTTATAGGTGGTATTATCACTATTGGTGCGATCGGTATTATTGTCGGGCCTTTGGTGATTGCTATATTGATAAAGACCTTTGAAATAGTTTCTGAGACGAAATAA
- a CDS encoding Hsp20/alpha crystallin family protein yields the protein MSWDPFREIKRMRERMEDIFEEIEEEGLEKHRGRTGFKPFVDVIEHEEQVTVTADLPGVEKEGIKINISDNILTIEATRERGTDTEEKGYLKKERTVGKFQRKVKLPTTVDEENAEATFKNGVLEIKLPKKEEDKGKEIKIQ from the coding sequence ATGAGTTGGGATCCATTCCGCGAGATTAAAAGAATGAGAGAACGTATGGAAGACATATTTGAAGAAATTGAAGAGGAAGGATTAGAAAAACACAGAGGTAGAACCGGATTCAAACCATTCGTCGATGTAATAGAACACGAAGAACAAGTAACAGTAACAGCAGACCTACCAGGCGTTGAAAAAGAAGGAATCAAAATCAACATATCAGACAACATACTAACAATCGAAGCAACAAGAGAAAGAGGAACCGATACCGAAGAAAAAGGATACCTCAAAAAAGAAAGAACAGTAGGAAAATTCCAGAGAAAAGTAAAACTACCAACAACCGTAGACGAAGAAAACGCAGAAGCCACATTCAAAAACGGAGTCCTAGAAATCAAACTACCAAAAAAAGAAGAAGACAAAGGCAAAGAAATCAAAATACAATAA
- a CDS encoding helix-turn-helix domain-containing protein, with protein MSEAQEPKPVKEIVDEVDVPIATGYRRIQELEEADLIKIDGKTVSEDGGDIKLYRSRIKTAKIDFNGGIEVEFTENEEKEDKLVGVWDELK; from the coding sequence TTGTCGGAGGCTCAGGAGCCAAAGCCTGTTAAAGAGATTGTTGATGAAGTTGATGTGCCAATAGCTACTGGTTATAGGAGAATTCAAGAGCTTGAAGAAGCTGATTTAATTAAAATTGATGGTAAGACGGTTTCCGAGGATGGAGGGGATATAAAATTGTATAGAAGCCGTATAAAGACTGCTAAAATAGATTTTAATGGTGGGATTGAAGTTGAGTTTACTGAAAATGAAGAAAAAGAAGACAAACTTGTCGGGGTATGGGACGAGTTAAAATAA
- a CDS encoding bifunctional nuclease family protein — translation MNFIEVEIYEVGRTGDGAIILLQGVEEMNEKVLPILCSPMQGGSIKMGLSQLSNSRPHSHDLFVEILNEFGCALDRVLVTEMKDSVYYAELHISRYGDDGSEELVLDARPSDSIAIAARVRSPIYVNEQLMEKRGVSPSSFKKKE, via the coding sequence ATGAATTTTATTGAGGTTGAGATCTACGAAGTTGGTAGGACTGGTGATGGGGCTATTATTTTGTTGCAGGGTGTGGAGGAGATGAATGAGAAGGTTTTACCTATCTTGTGTAGTCCGATGCAGGGTGGTAGTATCAAGATGGGTTTGTCTCAGTTGTCTAATAGCCGTCCTCATAGCCATGACCTTTTTGTTGAGATATTGAATGAGTTTGGTTGTGCTTTGGATAGGGTGTTGGTTACTGAGATGAAGGACTCTGTGTATTATGCTGAATTACATATTAGTAGGTATGGTGATGATGGTAGTGAGGAGTTGGTTTTGGATGCTAGGCCGAGTGATTCTATAGCGATTGCTGCTAGGGTTAGGTCTCCTATTTATGTTAATGAACAGTTGATGGAGAAGAGGGGTGTTTCTCCATCGAGTTTTAAGAAGAAGGAATGA
- a CDS encoding proteasome assembly chaperone family protein has translation MTDPEIILQKEIEPEKPIIIEGFPGVGLIGNIATRHIIKAMEFDEVGLIKSERFPPVAIIEEGETKHPLRIYNKNQYIIFTSDIPMSSNLAKDIAHEIVQWSIQQKSREIISIAGISTTSQATSRVFTAARDKKDLQGLEDQTERFTTGNILGFTGCILNESKLQEIPAITLLGETRGIGPDPRSAADVIKILNQYLDLNIDTTKLIEEAEKIEEEMNRMMQRMEEMEETKKPTIKSPMYQ, from the coding sequence ATGACAGATCCCGAGATTATTCTTCAAAAAGAAATAGAACCAGAAAAACCCATCATAATAGAGGGTTTCCCAGGAGTAGGGCTTATAGGAAACATAGCAACCCGCCACATAATAAAAGCAATGGAATTCGATGAAGTTGGATTGATAAAATCTGAGAGATTCCCACCGGTCGCAATCATAGAGGAAGGAGAAACCAAACACCCACTCAGAATATACAACAAAAACCAATACATAATCTTCACCTCAGACATACCAATGTCAAGCAACCTAGCAAAAGACATAGCACATGAAATCGTACAATGGAGCATACAACAAAAATCAAGAGAAATAATATCGATCGCCGGAATATCAACAACAAGCCAAGCCACATCCCGCGTATTCACAGCAGCAAGAGATAAAAAAGACCTCCAAGGACTAGAAGACCAAACAGAGAGATTTACAACCGGAAACATACTCGGATTCACAGGATGCATCCTAAACGAATCAAAACTACAAGAAATACCAGCAATAACCCTCTTAGGAGAAACAAGAGGAATAGGTCCCGACCCCAGGTCAGCAGCCGACGTAATCAAAATACTAAACCAATACCTAGACCTAAACATAGACACAACCAAACTAATCGAAGAAGCAGAAAAAATCGAAGAAGAAATGAACCGAATGATGCAGAGAATGGAAGAAATGGAAGAAACAAAAAAACCAACAATCAAATCCCCAATGTACCAATGA
- a CDS encoding DUF473 domain-containing protein: protein MKMKVLSGIAQPVLDELLQDGTRTIELRSANNIMTILDQKPGDHIFLSNKKRDDINKGTNGIIAKIQNKKISMHHISYTTDSIYEEKELTIVRIKTQTAGLGTINKIIKQTPHGITTEITERTERYSAG, encoded by the coding sequence ATGAAAATGAAAGTACTAAGCGGGATCGCACAACCAGTACTAGACGAACTACTACAAGACGGAACAAGAACAATAGAACTCCGAAGCGCAAACAACATAATGACAATATTAGACCAAAAACCAGGAGACCACATATTCCTATCAAACAAAAAAAGAGACGACATAAACAAAGGAACAAACGGAATAATAGCAAAAATACAAAACAAAAAAATCTCAATGCACCACATATCCTACACAACAGACTCAATCTACGAAGAAAAAGAACTCACAATAGTAAGAATAAAAACCCAAACAGCAGGACTAGGAACAATCAACAAAATAATAAAACAAACACCCCACGGAATCACAACAGAAATAACAGAAAGAACCGAAAGATACTCAGCCGGCTAA
- a CDS encoding phospholipase D family protein — protein sequence MADFLRTNQISSKIEDIIDGADDNLILMSPYLQINKKIKNRLKVKNNRKKFAKIVYRKNKLEKKEREWLSELEYIKTSYHEDLHAKCYLNEKEAIITSMNLYQHSQENNYEMGVYINKKQDPELYNDLKKEIDFIVETAKDTDPKQKTQKQQKNNKKGYCIRCKKKIKLNPKTPYCRKCYKKWNKYKNKDYKEKYCHICKKEKETTKNKPVCYKCYKKHKNKLKFPKNKKN from the coding sequence ATGGCTGATTTTTTGAGAACAAACCAGATTTCATCTAAAATAGAGGATATAATCGATGGTGCAGATGATAATTTGATTTTGATGAGTCCTTATCTGCAGATTAATAAAAAAATCAAAAACCGGTTGAAGGTTAAAAATAACAGGAAAAAATTTGCTAAAATTGTTTATAGAAAAAATAAACTTGAAAAAAAGGAAAGGGAATGGTTGAGCGAACTTGAATACATCAAAACAAGTTATCACGAAGACCTTCATGCAAAATGCTACCTAAACGAAAAAGAAGCAATAATAACCTCCATGAACCTCTACCAACACTCCCAAGAAAACAACTACGAAATGGGAGTATACATAAACAAAAAACAAGACCCAGAACTATACAACGATCTCAAAAAAGAAATAGACTTCATAGTCGAAACAGCAAAAGATACAGACCCCAAACAAAAAACACAAAAACAACAAAAAAACAACAAAAAAGGATACTGCATAAGATGCAAGAAAAAAATCAAACTAAACCCAAAAACCCCTTACTGCCGTAAATGCTACAAAAAATGGAACAAATACAAAAACAAAGATTACAAAGAAAAATACTGCCACATCTGCAAAAAAGAAAAAGAAACAACCAAAAACAAACCAGTCTGCTACAAATGCTACAAAAAACACAAAAACAAACTAAAATTCCCAAAAAACAAAAAAAACTAA
- a CDS encoding HDIG domain-containing metalloprotein, which yields MIGEDEAENMVIEWVDTENLRKHMYAVSAIMGEVAKEFDGDSELWRRVGLLHDIDYEETKDNPMEHAMRSAEILEDKMPKKGLKAIRAHNHQHLDVSPENDLDNALIAADAVSGLIVATALVMPNSKLKEVRVESVLKKFDDSSFAKNIDRDRILYCQKIGLEKKEFIEISVKALQKIDQKLGL from the coding sequence ATGATTGGGGAAGATGAAGCTGAGAATATGGTTATTGAGTGGGTGGATACGGAGAATTTGAGGAAACATATGTATGCGGTTTCTGCTATTATGGGGGAGGTTGCTAAGGAGTTTGATGGTGACTCTGAGTTGTGGAGGCGGGTTGGTTTGTTGCATGATATAGATTATGAGGAGACTAAAGATAATCCTATGGAGCATGCTATGAGGTCTGCGGAGATTTTAGAGGATAAAATGCCTAAAAAGGGTTTGAAAGCTATTAGAGCCCATAATCACCAGCATCTTGATGTAAGTCCTGAAAATGATCTTGATAACGCTTTGATTGCGGCGGATGCGGTTTCAGGGTTGATAGTGGCTACAGCTCTTGTTATGCCCAACAGCAAACTAAAGGAAGTTAGAGTTGAATCTGTGCTAAAAAAATTCGACGACTCATCCTTTGCAAAAAACATAGATCGAGATAGAATCCTCTATTGCCAAAAAATAGGACTTGAAAAAAAGGAATTTATAGAAATCTCAGTAAAGGCCCTACAAAAAATAGACCAAAAACTAGGGCTCTAA